The Harmonia axyridis chromosome 3, icHarAxyr1.1, whole genome shotgun sequence nucleotide sequence actattattcaaGTGTTGACaatgaacaattcaaaaacgacaatcaaaaattgaatttcatagagaattcattgaaaatacccTGTGCAAATGTATTCCTCGTCGGCGATCACAATTAAACAATTAGCCCTCTCAAAATCGATGTGAatcgattcaaatttgaatccaatTAGGTATATCGTTCACATCTCCAGTCTGTTGATCACTCAAAACTATAATGACTATTATCCAACTAGTTATGAATCGATGGGAATCTAAGTATTCATGAAGGATTCATCCACTTCATATTCCTTATGGCTATCTCTCTGATGCAATTCTATGTTACCTCCAACTACGTGTCCTCCCCATTATCTAAGATTTGGTGGTGGTTGACAGAAGAGATGTTGCCATTTTTGGGACTTTATCATATAAATAGTAGAACTGATGTGAGAATGGCAGTCAGTGAATCTTTTGAAGTGTTCTAAGAAAGGTTTGTTCATATTATAAACCTATCGTGCGTTCAGAATGTGTAACATCTTCATTTCGCTAATTTGCATTAGTAAATTATCacttttctcagaaaaaaatacTCCAAATTTTACACGtgacgaaaaaaattttaaataattgatGTCATTAAATACGtggagtcaggagcttttgagcgcttgtttatTCATGCGTCAAGTGAACCCTTGAAGACCACCTACCTGTATATAGGTGTAGGTGCTCGTGATGGTCTTGGCGCATgcatgaatgagcgctcaaaagtttTAGGTTAGTGattaaatcatttttttcgataatcttcttgaatttttttggttctgatgaagctatcaacacaaaatttcgaacaaagCTTCACTTGGTTATTTTATATcaactttcaaaatttcaaacctATCGTATTTGGAAACACGAAAATATTGAGTAtatcttttcaatattcttcttgaattttctatggtcctGATGAtgctatcaacacaaaattttgaacaaagcttgacattattattttttatgaactttcaaaatttcttcccTATCGTATTTGTAAccacgaaaatattgggtatttaatttcaatattcttcttgaattttctatggttctgattatgCTATCAACACAAATTTCGCATGAAGATTAGAATGGCTATTTTAAATATACACAGAAAATTTGAACCCAATCGGATATGTTGTaacggaaatattgagtattataGTATGTATtccttttccaattttctctttgaattttctatggttctgatattTGATCCACTTGAAACTTTGCGaggagtttgaaattgttattttatatcagcATCCAGAATATCGACGCCGTCAGTTTTATGTTTagagaaatattgggtaattttttccgatatttcaGTTTAAAATTCCTAtaattcttgagttttctatgTTTCTGGTTATGTGGTGAATGATGTAAATAAATTTCGCACGAGGCTTTAAATTGCCATTCTTCATAGAAATGCCCATTTTCATCCTGAACAAAactgcaattttgaaatttacagTAAATTTCGAACGACCACATTTACGAAACCCCTAGTCTTATTTAtcccattaacgaactcaaatGTGACATTCAAGATCCAGACCTACCCAGGAAATATCATGTTTCTAGCTCTATTCGTTCGGTAATTTGAGCACATTGAACACATTAGTCAGTTGAACCTCATCATTTGGGACcattctcggctcaaaatttgaaaattacagatttgcgacgaaatgatagagcgatcggtGTAGAGAACTGATTTTTTGCTTCTGGTTACGCGATCTGGCACCTCTATAGTTTAGAAAtttgtataaattttcaaattactataacTTCGAAaaccgaacctaccctgaaaattttctCGTTTTTTTCGTTCAAGCTTTATTTTTTAAGTCGCCTGGTCAAACGAAGATAATATAATTTGACCCCAAATGAGTTAGTAAAATCTAATAATTTGAGACcaataaaattccaaaaatacgAACGAGTTAAAACGTGAAATTCTCTAGTTAAATTGGTTGCTATATCGCCTTTGCTTATTTGCTAgagaatgaaattgaaaaatagttCAGTTAAATCaaatattcatacaaattttTGCATAGCCAAACTGAGTAGATGTCTTACTGATATATGGCACCTCACTCAACATATTTTGAGAATTCTAGTCTGAGTGAAATTTAATGTTATTTCATGTTTTTAGGTGAAATGGAAAGGATACACTTCTCAATATGTGAGTattattcaatcaattattTTTACAGCTGATAAAAGAATTACTGCAAgttatcattaaaaaaagtagCATTTTGGAATTCCTTTCGAATTCAAAGTGTGCAACTCCAACTGTCATTTTTAAAATACATTCATTCGAGTATATAAGTATAGATATTCATAAATAGATAACAAATAATAAGTACCTAATTTTAGTAACAAAGATTAAAAAAGGtattttacaattattttttaatctGAAGAAAATTGTATACAGCACGCAACTAGCATTAATCCTGCgaaacttcaaattattatacaaTGGCATGATATCAATGATACGCTGATAAAAACTCATTACCAAATTACCAACAACAATCAAACATTCCCAAAATTATATTACGTTATTTCGATTTTATAACACCTAGTATTTAAACAGTTCATGTGAACTGCCGAATTCATCTAGTTGGCGATAAACATTGAGAAAACACTACGTAGCATCAATTTACAGGATAGAATTCATAATAACTAGCTTCTTGTTATTATCGTtattgagcttcaaaacaataGAATAATTAGATCCATTGCCATTAAAATTCAACAAAGAAGTTAGcagatttatttcatttatgataatttttttaataagcgACAATTTCTCGAAACAGACAAAAACTATTTGTCACAATCACAGAGTAATGTTTATTACTTCAATGGTCACAACCaatttttccaacaaaaaaaatgtcatgacattgaaatatgaaaaatgatcTGATGATAAATTGATACCAACATgggaattcatttgaatatcgatttcaaatattttataatacaTATATCCTTGTTTCGTATGAAAAAGCAATTAAAATATGCAAATATGTAAAAATTctttagtaatttttttattgtttacagAAATTGACGTGAACTAGGTTGAAATTATGGTGTGACTTAGATTTATGAATGGTTAAAGAAACAACTTAGGGAatatttcaacgatttcatcattATATCTTGTATCAGCTAGGTTTCACGATTTCAATTTAAATGCATAGTTATTTGAGACAACTGCGAAATAAATGATTGGCTAAACATCGAATCTGGACAtttaaattttgtatttctttAAAATCAAACTTGACTAGATGTTGACAATTCTTCATATGACTCGATATTTCTCCCGATATtgtatcatgaaaatattaatccattcaaaatttaaaacatgTAATTATTTTCTTCGTTTTATTTTTCAGGTTTACTTCTTCTATCCAGCAGTCTTATTTCCGTGAGTatagaatctttttttttattattaagtaCTACCTATTAGAATAGGTTCGATTTATAGAAGACATCAATTGTTATATAAAACTACGTACAAACTATTGCTAAGAAATCAATTACTAATAGTATCATTAGACTTGAGATATTTCTCGATATTTTAGATCGAAGCAGTCGAGATTTCCACTAATTATCACTATTTCAGGCTCAAGATGGCTATGATTATTCAAGACCCCAAAAGCCTTTTCCACCTTCGCGGCCAGGTACTCCAAGTTATCCAGGACAAGGACCAACAGCATTTCCTGCACTTCCTTCTGTATCAAGTACACCCAGACCATTCGAAACTGTAGGAACAACTCAACAAAGACCTGGGGCTCCAACTCGATTCCCTGGATATGCTCCAAGTGGTACTCCAACATCCCCTGGAGGTTACCCAAGTATCACTCCAACATCCCCTGGAGGTTACCCAAGTGGCACTCCAACATCACCTGGAGGTTACCCAAGTGGCACTCCTACATCTCCTGGAGGTTATCCAAGTGGTAGACCACAATTCCCTACTGGACCTGCACGACCTGGAGCTGAATTTCCCAGACCTGATGGACCTCAGTATCCAGGAACACCAAGTACACCACAATTACCTGGGTCCCCACAATACCCAGGAGCACCAGGTTCTCCACAATATCCAGGAGCCCCAGGCGCCCCACAGTACCCAGGAGCACCAGGTGCCCCACAATATCCAGGGGCTCCAAGTTCACCACAATTCCCCGGTGCACCACAATATCCAGGAGCTCCAAGTACACCACAATTCCCTGGAGCACCAGGTACCCAACAATATCCAGGAGGCGCACAATTCCCTGGAGTAACAGATTCTGGACAATATACTGGAGAAGAAGAGGAAGGAGATTATTCCGCCATACCTGGTACTCCTGGTGACGATTACCCAATTTATTCAGAAGTTCCTGAAACATCATTCAGATGTGATCAGCAACAATACCCCGGATATTATGCAGATGTTGAAACCAGATGCCAAGTATTTCATATATGTGCCAACAATAAAACTTATGATTTCCTTTGTCCAAATGGAACGGTGTTCCATCAGGAATATTTGGTTTGTGTTTGGTGGAACACTTTCGATTGCAATTTGGCTCCATCACTGTACGGAATAAATGCCAATAtttatgattattcgattaTAGGCGCTCAACAACAAGCGCCTGGAGCTGCATATCCAGGAGGTCCAGGTGTTCCTACTCCAGGCTTCCCAGGAGCTAGACCAGGATACCCGGGTTCAACTGAACAAGGTCCAGGATACCCTGGTATTGGACCTCAAGGTCCAGGATACCCAACTGGCCCACAAGGTCCTGGTTATCCTGGTGCTGGACAACAAAGACCTGGATATCCAACAGGCCCCCAAGGTCCTGGTTATCCGGATGCAGGACAACAAAGA carries:
- the LOC123676319 gene encoding collagen alpha-5(IV) chain-like isoform X1 yields the protein MERIHFSICLLLLSSSLISAQDGYDYSRPQKPFPPSRPGTPSYPGQGPTAFPALPSVSSTPRPFETVGTTQQRPGAPTRFPGYAPSGTPTSPGGYPSITPTSPGGYPSGTPTSPGGYPSGTPTSPGGYPSGRPQFPTGPARPGAEFPRPDGPQYPGTPSTPQLPGSPQYPGAPGSPQYPGAPGAPQYPGAPGAPQYPGAPSSPQFPGAPQYPGAPSTPQFPGAPGTQQYPGGAQFPGVTDSGQYTGEEEEGDYSAIPGTPGDDYPIYSEVPETSFRCDQQQYPGYYADVETRCQVFHICANNKTYDFLCPNGTVFHQEYLVCVWWNTFDCNLAPSLYGINANIYDYSIIGAQQQAPGAAYPGGPGVPTPGFPGARPGYPGSTEQGPGYPGIGPQGPGYPTGPQGPGYPGAGQQRPGYPTGPQGPGYPDAGQQRPGYPTGPQGPSYPGAGPQRPGYPTGPQGPSYPGAGPQRPGYPTGPQVPSYPGVSPQGPGYPGIGPQSPGYPTGPQVPGYPGAGQQRPGYPTGPQGPGYPGAGPQESGYPDGRPQVPGTPGFTTGRPQIPGYPTGGQIPGYSTVRPQTPGFPTSRPEGTSFTTGRPGFTTGRPQQEGYPSGRPQGPGFPGTGGPGQQPTREYLPPVGKK
- the LOC123676319 gene encoding collagen alpha-5(IV) chain-like isoform X2; translated protein: MERIHFSICLLLLSSSLISAQDGYDYSRPQKPFPPSRPGTPSYPGQGPTAFPALPSVSSTPRPFETVGTTQQRPGAPTRFPGYAPSGTPTSPGGYPSITPTSPGGYPSGTPTSPGGYPSGTPTSPGGYPSGRPQFPTGPARPGAEFPRPDGPQYPGTPSTPQLPGSPQYPGAPGSPQYPGAPGAPQYPGAPGAPQYPGAPSSPQFPGAPQYPGAPSTPQFPGAPGTQQYPGGAQFPGVTDSGQYTGEEEEGDYSAIPGTPGDDYPIYSEVPETSFRCDQQQYPGYYADVETRCQVFHICANNKTYDFLCPNGTVFHQEYLVCVWWNTFDCNLAPSLYGINANIYDYSIIGAQQQAPGAAYPGGPGVPTPGFPGARPGYPGSTEQGPGYPGIGPQGPGYPTGPQGPGYPGAGQQRPGYPTGPQGPGYPDAGQQRPGYPTGPQGPSYPGAGPQRPGYPTGPQGPSYPGAGPQRPGYPTGPQVPSYPGVSPQGPGYPTGPQVPGYPGAGQQRPGYPTGPQGPGYPGAGPQESGYPDGRPQVPGTPGFTTGRPQIPGYPTGGQIPGYSTVRPQTPGFPTSRPEGTSFTTGRPGFTTGRPQQEGYPSGRPQGPGFPGTGGPGQQPTREYLPPVGKK